The DNA sequence CCGAGTCTTTTCGCCAGCGAACCGGCCGCAATGTTGCGCACGACGACTTCGATCGGCACAATCTTCACGCGCTTTACTAACTGTTCCGTCGGCGACAATTGGCGCACATAGTGCGTCGGAACACCGTTCTCCGCTAAATAACGAAAAAAAATGTCGCTAATCAGGTTGTTCAATTCCCCTTTGCCGCTAATTTGGCCGTGTTTTTTCCCGTCAAAAGCGGTCGCATCGTCTTTATACTTAACCCACACGACATCGTCTTCAGCTGTCGCAAAAATTTGCTTCGCTTTCCCTTCGTACAACAACTCGCCTTTTTCCATCGGTTTCCCTCCGACTCCAAATTTTTTAAACGTCACGCGAGATGGTTGACTACACAAACCGACTATTAAACGTTTCGCAATGCAACTGCACGGCAACTTTGCGTTTCATAAGAACCGCTCTATAACCGCTCTACTCCAACCCTAGCCGTTTAAAAATCGTGTCCACGTGCTTCAAGTGATAGTTGTAATCAAAACAGTCCGCGATCGCCTCGTCACTGAGTACAGCAGTAATACGGGCGTCGCCTGCGATAAAGTCGCGAAATGGCTGCTGCTCTTCCCACGCGCGCATCGCGTGGCCTTGGACTAAGTCATACGCTTCTTCGCGCGTCATGCCTGCGTCGATGAGCGCGAGTAAGACGCGTTGCGAGTAAATGAGCCCGTACGTCCGCTGCATGTTGGCACGCATGTTCTCCGGCAGAACGCGCAAGTTCTCCACGATACCGGCAAAGCGTCGCAACATATAATTGAGCAAAATCGTCGCATCCGGCAAAATGACCCGCTCGACTGAGGAGTGGGAAATGTCCCGTTCGTGCCACAGCGGCACGTTTTCGTACGCCGATACCATGTGGCCGCGCAGCAAGCGCGACAGGCCAGTAATGTTTTCTGAGCCGACGGGGTTGCGCTTGTGCGGCATCGCCGACGACCCTTTTTGTCCTTTGGCGAACGCCTCTTCTACTTCGCGCAGTTCCGTCTTTTGCAACCCGCGTATTTCGACGGCGAACTTCTCTAACGACGTGGCGATGAGCGCCAGTGTCGCCATATACTCCGCATGGCGGTCGCGCTGCAGCGTCTGTGTCGAAATGGGTGCCGGTTTGAGCCCCAACTTGTCACAGACGTACTGTTCCACCGACGGCGGCGTGTTGGCATACGTCCCGACGGCGCCGGAAATTTTCCCGTAACGCACCGTTTCCGCCGCGCGCTGAAACCGCTCGATGTTACGCTGCATCTCCGCATACCAGAGCGCCATCTTCAGCCCGAACGTCGTCGGTTCAGCGTGTACCCCGTGCGTCCGCCCCATCATCACCGTGTCTTTATGTTCGATCGCCTTCACTTTTAACACTTGTAAAAAATGCTCTAAGTCGCACTGTAAAATGTCGTTCGCTTGCTTCAACAAAAACGATTGCGCTGTGTCGACGACGTCAGTCGACGTCAACCCGTAGTGCACCCATTTAGATTCCGGTCCGAGTGTCTCGGATACAGCGCGCGTAAAAGCGACGACATCGTGGCGCGTCTCCTGTTCGATCGCGTGGATGCGGTCGACGTCAATGCGCGCCTTTTCCCGAATGAGAGCGACGTCTTCGGCAGGAATTTCCCCGAGTTCGGCCCACGCCTCACAAGCGATAATTTCGACTTCCAACCAAGCGCGGTAACGGTTTTCTTCCGTCCAAATCGCGCCCATTTCCGGACGCGTATAGCGGTCAATCATGTGTGTATCCCTCGATTCCGTCTGCTTGTAACTTCGCGTCTTTTTGCGCCGCTCGTTCCGCCATTTGCTCGCGGACGCGGGCGAATTGTTGCCGCACGTCGGCATCGTGACTCGCGACGATTTGCGCTGCGAGCAACCCGGCGTTGTACGCCCCGTTCACCGCAACCGTCGCCACGGGAACGCCTTTCGGCATTTGCACGATCGCGTACAGCGCGTCCGTTCCCCCTAATGCGCTGCCGGCCAGCGGAACTCCGATGACAGGTAAGTTTGTGAACGCCGCAATGACCCCAGGCAAGTGCGCCGCCATACCTGCCCCGGCAATAATTGCACTAAACCCGCGCGCTTCCGCTTCCCGCGATAGGTTTGCCGTCTTGTCCGGCGTACGGTGTGCCGAAGAAATGTGCACCTCACTGTCGACACCGCATGCAGTGAGCGCGTCGACGGCCTGCTTCATTACTTCTAAATCCGAATCGCTGCCCATGACCACGAGTACTTTCGCCATGAAGATTGCCCCTTTTTCATAAAAATATAATAACGGCAAAAAAATAACCGAACGAGAGATTTTCGACAACGAGAAAAATCTACCGTCCGGTTATAGGACTCGGCACGTATCGACAGTGTGATGCTGCCTTAAGCCACTAGCCTAGCCTAGCCGCTAGCCGCTCGCTTAACGCCGCTTTGCACAGCTAAAACATAAAACCACTTCGCGCAAACCGCTTTCTGCAGCTTAGAAACCTGTCGACTTTCGCACCGGGCATCCGACCTAGCCGTAACACTTTTTCCCGTAGTCCAGGAATTTACGGTTCCCGGGTAGAGACTCTCGAGCCAATTCTCGAGTATATACGAGAGACTATGCGTTTTTCAGTTCACTTACAGTCTAACAAATGCGCGATCCCTTTGTCAACGTAGAAACGAACAATTTATAGTTTTTCCTTTATATAGTTCGTGTCTAGCGAATTAAGAGGGCAAATGAGCGCCCATCTTCCCTTGACTGCCTCGCTGATTGTACACGTTTGTCCCTATAATTTGCGTGAGACGTTCGCCATTAACGGCGCCTAATGTAAAAATTATCCCGCAGTAAGCGCCAGTTGTTCGGAAACGACTCGCTTATTTCCCAATAACTAACTCCGCGAAGGCCGTATTTTTTCACTAAATTAAATTTCTCCTGCATGCTTTTGTCATTTTCAAACCACACGATGTGCTTTTTCCCCCTCCCGTCCGTATAGCGGAAAAACGGCGCCTGCGCATCCCGGTCGTAATTTACCGTCGCCCCGTATTTCTCCGCGAGTGCCGCTGCTTTTTGCGGTCCGATTCGTTTCGCTGGCGGGCCGCCTTTTTTGTAGGGCAGTACCCAATCGTAACCGTACAGCGGTGCTCCCATCACAATCTTCTCCCGTGGGATGACTGAGACGGCGTAGTCGAGGACATTTTTTACTTGGCTGATCGGCGCTACCGCCATCGGCGGTCCCCCGGTCCATCCCCATTCGTAAGTCATGAGGATGACGAAGTCGACGATGCGCGCGTGAGCACCGTAATCGTGGGCGCTATACCACGGCCCGGCCTGCTTGCCACTAATTTTTGGCGCAAGCGCCGTCGACACGGGAAAGCCGGCCGCTTTCACTTTAGGGGTAATTGTTTTCAGAAATTCGGTGTAACGGTCGCGGTCAGAGGCGAAAATGTGTTCAAAATCGATGTTGAGCGCGGCGTACTTTTTACTCTTCATCACTCCGAGGACGTTGTCGATCAACCGATTCATCGCCTCCTTATCCGTGAGGATCGCATGGGCCACTTCTTGTGAAAACGTCCCGTCCGCAAAGTTCGTAATGACGAGCATCGGCTTCGCCTTACTCTGCCGGGTAGCGGCTAAGGCCGTATCATCTTTCAGTGGAATGAGTGACCCGTCTTTTTGCACCCGGTAGCTGAACATCGCGACGTACGTTAAGTTGTCAGCGACTCCCTTCACGAGCTGCGGCGCTTTCGTCGGACTAGTCGGTTCCAAGTAGCCGATACTGTCGATCGTCGGCTTGTCGCTAGCGATCCGCGCGCCCTTACCGCCGCGAACCGTTCCTTTACCGACGCGGTTCGTCCCTTTACCGACGCGGTTCGTTCCTTCATCGCCCAGCATTTTCGCCGGTTTTTGTCCATTACTTTTCACCCGACTTTGACCGCTCGTTTTCGTTTGCCCTGGAGGTGTGGCAGATTGATCGCGTCGCGTCGCCTGTCCCCCCATCCTGCAAGCACCTAAAAGCATACAAATTAACGCTAACAAAAGCAGTGTTTGCTTCGATCGTTTCATGGTGAACCTCCTTTGTCATGTTCAAAATCATTGAATGGTAGGTGTTTTTAATATGTATCGCGGAAAAAGTTCTATACAGAAAGAACGCTGCAAAGGTCTAGGAGAGGGGAACGTCTTCAAAGGCAGGGGAAAAATTGCTCCTCGGCAATCACCTGTATAACTTGCGTTTCCATTCGTATGCATTATGATAAAAAAAGGAATATACACACGGATGAAGAGCGAGAATGGAGAGCGAAAACGGTGGAAAACAATCAATGGAAAAACCGTGAAAACAAAGCAGAGGACGACGAACACCGCACGTCTTTGCCATCAACGACGCCGGGGCCGGAACGAGAGCCGGATCGCAATCGCAATGCTGGGCGCCAAAAAGGGTTTTGGAAATGGCTCGGGGGGATCGGCGCGATTATCGTTACCTTTATCACAAAACTAAAATCGCTACTACCACTACTGAAACTGGGGAAATTCGGCGGCACGATATGGAGTATGGCACTGATGATCGGCGCTTATGCCACCTTTGCGCCGTGGACGATGGCCATCGGCATAGCGGTCATGATCTTTATTCACGAAATGGGGCACGTCCTGGCGGCAAGGCGGCTAAATATTCCCGTCTCCGCCCCGACGTTCATCCCCTTTCTCGGCGCATTAATCAGTATGAAAAAACAACCGCAAAATGCGCGCGGCGAAGCGTACCTCGCGATGGGCGGTCCCTTACTCGGCACAGTCGGGGCACTCGTCTGTTACGGATTGGCAGAAGTGACAGGCTACACGCCACTTTACGGCGTGGCCCTGATCGGTTTTTTTCTCAACTTAATTAACTTGTTGCCGATTCACCCGCTGGACGGCGGCCGCATCGTTACCGCTATCTCGCGCTGGCTGTGGCTCGTCGGACTCATCGGCGGCTTAGCCGTCATCATTTACTTGCGCTCGGTGCTGTTTTTTATCATTTGGGCCTTGTTCGCCTGGGAACTCGTCAGCACGTTCCTTTTAAAAAGAAAAAGGAACGATTACGTCGATCGCTACCGCAAAACTTTTCCCGATGTGGAAGTACAGCGGTTTACGGAAGTGGGGGTCCCCGTGCCAGCAGAACAGCACGTACGCCAGCTCCCTTACACCCAATACTGTGACGTCGCCACGAAACAACAGTTGCTCGCCGTCGCTTATCCCGGCATCGGGGTGATCGGCCGTTTTCCGTTTGACGAAGCGCAAATTGAAAAAGTGGAGTTAGTAGAGACGAAACAAGCTTCTCCGACCGACGTACAAATGACAGTGACGATCTACTGCCCGCACAACCCGGACAAATACCCTTCACTCGGTAAAGACGCTTATTACGATGTCCCGTTAAAATCGCGCATCTTGTTCGGCATCGGCTATTTCGGCCTAGCCGCCTTGCTCGTACTCCTGTTATACGCTGTCAATGTGAGTGCCCAGGCAGGGAACGTCCTGCCTTAAAAAGTCCTTTGTCGAACTCGGCTGCGGGACTAGCAGGGTGACGATCCCGCTCGCCGCCAATGACCACGCGCTCGTCGGGGTCGACTAGCGCAACCTCACGTGATCACGACGCAAAACGCATGCCCATTCAATCATAGACCCGTCGCAACCGCGCCAGTAACTCATTGAGCGGCAGCTCAGCCAAGGAGTCGAGCTGTACATCGACCCCAACGTGGTCAAACGACAGATGCTCCGTCATCGCATTCGGTACGACGACGCAATACAGTCCCGCCCGCTTCGCAGCTAAAGCGCCGTTCGGGGAATCTTCGATCGCGACTGCCTCCGCACCGTTCAATCCGAAGTCGTCAAGCACTGCTTCGTACAAATCCGGCGCCGGCTTCACCCGCGTCACATCGTCCGCGCACCTCATCGCACCAATGTTCGGCAGCAAGTGCAATCGCTCTAAATGGCCGCCGACCCAGTCCCGCGGTGAACCGGACGCTACCCCCACCTTCAGCTGCAAGCGTCGCGCCTCTTTCATATATTGTGCGACCCCAGGCCGGATCTCTTGCCCCTCCAACAGCTGCATCAGGCGCGCCCTGCGCTCCCGCCGCACGCACGCCCGGTCGATGTTAGCGCCGAGTTGCTGTTCCAAGTAGGTGATCGGAT is a window from the Numidum massiliense genome containing:
- the purB gene encoding adenylosuccinate lyase — encoded protein: MIDRYTRPEMGAIWTEENRYRAWLEVEIIACEAWAELGEIPAEDVALIREKARIDVDRIHAIEQETRHDVVAFTRAVSETLGPESKWVHYGLTSTDVVDTAQSFLLKQANDILQCDLEHFLQVLKVKAIEHKDTVMMGRTHGVHAEPTTFGLKMALWYAEMQRNIERFQRAAETVRYGKISGAVGTYANTPPSVEQYVCDKLGLKPAPISTQTLQRDRHAEYMATLALIATSLEKFAVEIRGLQKTELREVEEAFAKGQKGSSAMPHKRNPVGSENITGLSRLLRGHMVSAYENVPLWHERDISHSSVERVILPDATILLNYMLRRFAGIVENLRVLPENMRANMQRTYGLIYSQRVLLALIDAGMTREEAYDLVQGHAMRAWEEQQPFRDFIAGDARITAVLSDEAIADCFDYNYHLKHVDTIFKRLGLE
- the purE gene encoding 5-(carboxyamino)imidazole ribonucleotide mutase; this translates as MAKVLVVMGSDSDLEVMKQAVDALTACGVDSEVHISSAHRTPDKTANLSREAEARGFSAIIAGAGMAAHLPGVIAAFTNLPVIGVPLAGSALGGTDALYAIVQMPKGVPVATVAVNGAYNAGLLAAQIVASHDADVRQQFARVREQMAERAAQKDAKLQADGIEGYTHD
- a CDS encoding glycosyl hydrolase family 18 protein translates to MKRSKQTLLLLALICMLLGACRMGGQATRRDQSATPPGQTKTSGQSRVKSNGQKPAKMLGDEGTNRVGKGTNRVGKGTVRGGKGARIASDKPTIDSIGYLEPTSPTKAPQLVKGVADNLTYVAMFSYRVQKDGSLIPLKDDTALAATRQSKAKPMLVITNFADGTFSQEVAHAILTDKEAMNRLIDNVLGVMKSKKYAALNIDFEHIFASDRDRYTEFLKTITPKVKAAGFPVSTALAPKISGKQAGPWYSAHDYGAHARIVDFVILMTYEWGWTGGPPMAVAPISQVKNVLDYAVSVIPREKIVMGAPLYGYDWVLPYKKGGPPAKRIGPQKAAALAEKYGATVNYDRDAQAPFFRYTDGRGKKHIVWFENDKSMQEKFNLVKKYGLRGVSYWEISESFPNNWRLLRDNFYIRRR
- a CDS encoding site-2 protease family protein; the protein is MENNQWKNRENKAEDDEHRTSLPSTTPGPEREPDRNRNAGRQKGFWKWLGGIGAIIVTFITKLKSLLPLLKLGKFGGTIWSMALMIGAYATFAPWTMAIGIAVMIFIHEMGHVLAARRLNIPVSAPTFIPFLGALISMKKQPQNARGEAYLAMGGPLLGTVGALVCYGLAEVTGYTPLYGVALIGFFLNLINLLPIHPLDGGRIVTAISRWLWLVGLIGGLAVIIYLRSVLFFIIWALFAWELVSTFLLKRKRNDYVDRYRKTFPDVEVQRFTEVGVPVPAEQHVRQLPYTQYCDVATKQQLLAVAYPGIGVIGRFPFDEAQIEKVELVETKQASPTDVQMTVTIYCPHNPDKYPSLGKDAYYDVPLKSRILFGIGYFGLAALLVLLLYAVNVSAQAGNVLP
- a CDS encoding HAD family hydrolase; protein product: MIKAIIFDFDGTILDTESAEFKAWEDTYQAYGCELPFSMWAQVIGTANDMFNPITYLEQQLGANIDRACVRRERRARLMQLLEGQEIRPGVAQYMKEARRLQLKVGVASGSPRDWVGGHLERLHLLPNIGAMRCADDVTRVKPAPDLYEAVLDDFGLNGAEAVAIEDSPNGALAAKRAGLYCVVVPNAMTEHLSFDHVGVDVQLDSLAELPLNELLARLRRVYD